TTTAGTTGAGCTGGTGACCGTGATTGCAGCGTACAACATGGTCTCTCGATTCCTCATTGCCTTAGATATTCATCCTGAAGATCAAGCTCCAAAGGCGTAAGTTATGAATCGGCAGATTATCCAAGTGATACCGGGTATTGCAACCTCTGACGGGGCGGGAGTGCGCTTGCGTCGCAGTTTGGGTGGTCATCATCGGCAACGTTTAGCCCCTTTTTTGATGCTCGATGAGTTTTCATCTAATGATCCGAATGATTATGTTGCGGGATTTCCGGCTCATCCGCACCGTGGTTTTGAAACCGTGACCTATATGCTCGAGGGTCACATGTTGCATGAAGATCATTTGGGCAATCGTGGTCACTTAAAAAGTGGGGGTGTCCAGTGGATGACCGCTGGTCGCGGAATCATTCATTCCGAGATGCCACAGCAGGAAAGTGGTGTAATGCGTGGGTTTCAGTTGTGGATTAATTTACCCGCGCGCGAAAAAATGAAGCCTGCGGGGTATCAAGATATTCAAGATGCATCCATTCCGAGATTTCATTTACCGCATGGTGGATTAATAAAGGTGATTGCTGGGAGGTGCCAGTCATCGAATGGTACGGTCATTCAAGGCCCAATTCACGGCTTAAGTACTGAACCCCTGTTCTTTGATATTCATTTATCCAGTGATGAGGTCTTTAGCCATCCGGTACCAAGCTCGCATCATAGCTTTATCTATGTTTATGAAGGTGATTTATCAATTGGCGATCAAGCGCAGCAAGCCCCACGTCAGGCAGCTCTCATTTTGGGTGAGGGCGATCAAGTGACTATGCAATCTGGTGCGAATGGGGCTAAAGCCATTTGGCTTGCAGCAAAACCGCTTTATGAGCCAATTGTGCAACATGGCCCTTTTGTTATGAATACCCAAGAAGAGATCATGCAAGCGATCACAGACTATCAACAAAATCGATTAACTACGCCCTAAGAGCAAGTCATGAGTCTTTATCAACAACTACTTCAGCGTGCCGCTGAGCAAAAACCAATTCGGATTGGATTAATTGGCGCTGGTAAATTTGGTTCGATGTATTTAGCTCAGATCCCAAAGACCCCTGGAGTGCAGTTAGTAGCAGTAGCAGATTTGATGCCCGCTGTTGCTAAACAGAATTTATGCACCGTTGGTTGGGATGCCGCTCAATTGGAGGCTTCATCGATTGATTTGGCGCTTCGTGATCGTACATGCTATGTGACGGATGATTGGCAAGCGATTGTGCAGCATCCAGCAGTTGACGTTGTTGTCGAATGCACAGGCAATCCGATTGCAGCGGTCGAGCATTGTTTGCGCGCATTTTCAGAGGGTAAGCATGTTGTGAACGTCACTGTGGAGGCAGATGCTTTTTGTGGACCCTTGTTGGCCAAAAAAGCAAGAGATGCGAACGTCATTTACTCCCTTGCCTTTGGAGATCAGCCCGCACTGATTTGCGATTTGGTAGATTGGGCCCGCACCTGTGGGTTCCCAGTCGTGGCAGCCGGAAGAGGACACCAATGGTTGCCGCATTATGCCGACTCAACCCCAGAAACAGTTTGGAATTACTACGGTTTAACTCCTGAGCAGGCAAAACGGGGCGGTCTTAATCCCAAAATGTTTAATAGTTTTTTGGATGGCTCAAAGCCTGCTATTGAATCAACTGCGGTCGCTAATGCCACCGGATTAGCCGTACCGAGTAATGGTCTCTTGTATCCTCCAGCCAGTATCGAAGATATCCCTGTCGTCACACGGCCTATTTCTGAGGGTGGGCATTTGGAACAAAAGGGAATGGTCGAAGTAATTTCTTCATTAGAAAAAGATGGCAGAAGGGTGCCTTACGACATTCGGATGGGGGTTTGGGTCACGGTTGAGGCTGAAACCGATTACATTAAGAATTGCTTTGAGGAATACAAAGCTCATACCGATCCGAGCGGACGGTATTTCACGCTTTATAAGCGTTGGCATTTAATCGGGCTTGAGGTTGGTCTGTCTGTTGCAAGTGTGGCCCTTCGTAAGGAGGCTACCGGAGTGCCCTATTGTTGGAATGCCGATGTCATTGCCACCGCAAAACGTGATCTCAATCCAGGCGATGTCCTCGATGGTGAGGGTGGCTATACCGTATGGGGGAAGTTATTACCCGCGAATAAATCGAGTGCAATGGGTGGATTACCTCTGGGCTTGGCACACCAGATTAAAGTCATCAGACCGGTAAAAAAAGGACAAAGTCTTTGTTGGGATGATGTGCTCATCGATAAAAAAACCGATGCTTACAAAATTCGAATGGAGATGGAGCGATTATTTAAAGAAGCGATTCGCGCTTAGTCAATTTCTTATAAAGATCAATTCCAAATTTACAAAGGGAGATAAACAACAGAGCT
This genomic window from Polynucleobacter sp. MWH-UH24A contains:
- a CDS encoding pirin family protein, which produces MNRQIIQVIPGIATSDGAGVRLRRSLGGHHRQRLAPFLMLDEFSSNDPNDYVAGFPAHPHRGFETVTYMLEGHMLHEDHLGNRGHLKSGGVQWMTAGRGIIHSEMPQQESGVMRGFQLWINLPAREKMKPAGYQDIQDASIPRFHLPHGGLIKVIAGRCQSSNGTVIQGPIHGLSTEPLFFDIHLSSDEVFSHPVPSSHHSFIYVYEGDLSIGDQAQQAPRQAALILGEGDQVTMQSGANGAKAIWLAAKPLYEPIVQHGPFVMNTQEEIMQAITDYQQNRLTTP
- a CDS encoding NAD(P)H-dependent oxidoreductase, encoding MSLYQQLLQRAAEQKPIRIGLIGAGKFGSMYLAQIPKTPGVQLVAVADLMPAVAKQNLCTVGWDAAQLEASSIDLALRDRTCYVTDDWQAIVQHPAVDVVVECTGNPIAAVEHCLRAFSEGKHVVNVTVEADAFCGPLLAKKARDANVIYSLAFGDQPALICDLVDWARTCGFPVVAAGRGHQWLPHYADSTPETVWNYYGLTPEQAKRGGLNPKMFNSFLDGSKPAIESTAVANATGLAVPSNGLLYPPASIEDIPVVTRPISEGGHLEQKGMVEVISSLEKDGRRVPYDIRMGVWVTVEAETDYIKNCFEEYKAHTDPSGRYFTLYKRWHLIGLEVGLSVASVALRKEATGVPYCWNADVIATAKRDLNPGDVLDGEGGYTVWGKLLPANKSSAMGGLPLGLAHQIKVIRPVKKGQSLCWDDVLIDKKTDAYKIRMEMERLFKEAIRA